One genomic segment of Hevea brasiliensis isolate MT/VB/25A 57/8 chromosome 3, ASM3005281v1, whole genome shotgun sequence includes these proteins:
- the LOC131178310 gene encoding alpha carbonic anhydrase 7-like, which translates to MGVLFVASIILLFHSPSINSTAFELEIAANGEIPFSYIEATGRGPSKWGELDPKWRACGDGRLQSPIDIVDVNVHVFPKLGELQRDYKPANATIMSRGRDIIV; encoded by the exons ATGGGAGTTCTCTTTGTTGCTTCTATCATTCTCTTGTTCCATTCTCCTTCTATCAACTCCACTGCTTTTGAACTTGAAATTG CTGCAAATGGTGAAATTCCATTTAGTTATATAGAAGCAACTGGTAGAGGACCATCAAAATGGGGTGAACTTGACCCAAAATGGCGAGCTTGTGGTGATGGAAGATTACAATCTCCAATAGACATTGTGGATGTAAATGTGCATGTCTTCCCAAAGCTAGGAGAACTACAAAGGGATTATAAACCAGCTAATGCTACCATTATGAGCAGGGGAAGAGACATTATTGTATAG